In the Candidatus Roizmanbacteria bacterium genome, ACGGGAATCTTCGAGTTCGACCGAGTTCTTGGTGGCGGAGTTGTCCCTGGTGAGGTAATCATGCTTACAGGTGAGCCTGGTATTGGAAAGTCTACCCTACTGCTTCAAGCGCTTCAAAACTTGCAACGGTGTATGTTTCGGGTGAAGAATCCGGCGAACAGGTCAAGGATCGCGCTCTGCGGCTTAGGATACCACTATCTAAGCTTCAGTTCTCAGATGTTCTTCAGATTGAGTCGGTCATTAAAGGTGTACAAAATATCTCAAAAACCTCTCTGGTCGAGCTTCTTGTTATTGATTCTGTTCAGACCGTTTACTCAAGAGAGATACCGGCAACAGCAGGTAGCATAACTCAACTCAAGGAAACAACCCAAAAGCTTGTACAGTTTGCAAAAATCTAATATCCCTGTCATTATTATTGGACACGTGACTAAAGATGGAGATATTGCAGGACCGAAAATGTTAGAGCATCTTGTGGACTGCGTTCTATTGTTTGAAGGAGAAAAGGTTTCTCATCACAGAGTACTCAGATCATTAAAGAATCGTTTTGGTTCTACCGATGAAATCGGTATTTTTGAGATGGACGAAAAAGGTCTCAAAGAAATAGACAACCCCTCGCCTTTCTAGAAAATCAACAAACAGAAATGGTGCTGGGTAAGGCAATCGTGGGTGTGGCGGAGGGTAAGAGACCTTTATTTTTTGAGATTCAGACATTAACTGTTCCGACCACCCTAAACTTCCCGAGAAGAATCGTAAATGGCGTTGACTATAACAAAGCACTCTTACTCCTTGCAGTCATACGAAAGCATCTGAACATTTCCCTCGACAGCCTAGACGTGTATATTAATGTCGTAGGAGGCGTACAGGTTAAGTCACCTGCAGTAGATTTAGGAATTGTTGCCGCGCTACTCTCTTCCCTTTCTAACCAAGCTGTTCCTAAAAAAACGGTGTTCTTTGGCGAGGTAGGACTATTGGGTGAGGTTCGTACCGTCTCATTTCAGGACAAGATAGGTCAGGAAGCCACCAGACTAAAGTTTAGTACTATTATTTCTTCCAAAAATCTCAAAAACATTAAGGATCTAAAACGTATTCTTTTTCCACGATAGTATTTTTTCCGTTCGCACCTTGTATCCTAATTATTAGAGTATTTTTTCCTTTTTTTAATGGATAGTCATACTTAAAAACTCCAGATTCATCCTGATAGACGCGTGTTCCAAACATAGTAATTACCGCTTCTTTCTCTGTCTTTCCAACGACCGTTACCTTATCTACTCTTCTAAACACGGTCTCAACTGGCTCATAAATTCGCAGTGTTGGTGGCATAACAAATCTATATATTTGATATCCAAAATAGCTGAAGAACAAAATTGCCACAATTGTTATACCTATAACGGTTGATCTCCTTCGTTCAGATAAGAGCAGTTTACGAGAAAGTTTTCCCTTAAAGTTGGGATCCTCCTCCCTCTTCTCATATTCTCTTCTAAAAAAAGCAAGAGCCCTATTCGAATCAATCTCAAGAAATGTGGCGTAGTTTTTTATAATACCACTAATATATACATTGGACGTGAATTGCGACCAATCGTTTCTTTCAACTGCAGCTAAAAACTTGGATCGCACTCGAATCTTTTTCTCGATATCTTGAAGTGATAAACCTTTTTTATCTCGAGCGGTTTTAAGTATTTCACCAACAGTTAACATAATAAAAGTTCTTATTTGTCATTTCTTAATTCTTAATCAATAATGCTTGTAATTGAACTTAAGTACTAACCGTAATTCTTAATGTATTTTAGTACTAAGAACTAAAAACTAAGAACTAAAGTTATTGCTTAACCCTTTCGACGTAGAGGCCCGTTTCTGCGCTTACAGACACCACATCTCCTTTCTTGACAAATAGGGGAACCATTACTGTCAATCCTGTTTCAAGTGTTGCCAATTTCTTTGCACCGGAGACCGTGTCTCCTTTAACAGCATCCTCCGTACTCACAACTTCAAGATGCACATTTGCTGGCGGACGAACAGAAAGAGGATCCTCGCCGTGCATCACCACGAAATACTTATTTCCTTCTTTTAGGTAATTTGCAAAATCGACTGTCTCAGTTGGTACTGCTATTTGTTGATAAGTTCTTTCGTTCATAAAATACAACGACTCAGTATCTTTGTAGAGATACTGCATCTCAATCGTGTCTACGTCAGCGGTCTCAAGCGAGAATGTGGTTTTGAAGTTAAGTTCCAATGTCTTTGTATTCGTAACACTTTTCATTCGAATGCGAATATTAGCCTGACCTCGTCCTTGATAATTGAATTCTGTCTTAAGTACCTGCCAGATATCTCCTTGCTGATTTAAGAAATCCCCTTTTTTTACACTCCCCGCTTCAATCTTCATATTTATTTAGTAATTTTTATTTTTGTAATTTGTATTAAATTTCTATTTTTTAAATAATTAATAAAAATTAAAAATTATTAATTAAGAATTAATCAAGTTCTCGTTGTAATTCTTCTAATATTTTCTTTGCCTTACCCGAAATTTTATCCGGAACCTTGATTTTCATTATCACGTATAGATTTCCTTTTTGTGTGCTGTTTGGGTATTGAACTCCTTCTCCTTTCAATCTTACTAAAGTGCCTGAGATTGTTCCTTTTCGAACTTTAAGAGTTACTTTACCATCAAGCGTTTCAACCTCGACCGTTCCTCCAAGAACTGCCGTAGGATAGGATAGATTTTTTTCGGTGTAAAGATCTTGACCTTCTCTTCTGAAGACAGCATCTGGCATAACCGCTACCAGTAAATCAAATTCATTAAATCTAATCCTATTCCCGTCGTTTACACCTGCTGGAACTTTAACACTTCTTCTTTTACCATCAATAGACACTTCTTTCTCTATTCCATGAACAGCTTCCCGGAAGGTCAGCTTAATGCTATAGACCGGACGCCTTGCTCTTCTTTGTCCTCCACCAAAACCAAAAAATTGTTCAAAAATTTCGAAAGGATCCGATCCACCAAACTGTGAAGGATCGAATCCTCCAAATGGATTTCCACCGGTCGAACTGTACGAGTAGCTGAATGGACCTTGTTGATAACCTTGTCCTCCCGCTTGATTTGCAGCAGAACCGAATCCTCCTCGTTCAAAACCCTCATGACCTACTTGATCGTAGGTAGACTTTTTTTTTGGATCTGACAAAACCTCATAAGCCTTGTTTATTTCCTTAAATTTGTCAGTTGCACCGGTAGCCTTATTACGGTCAGGATGCCACTTAAGAGCTAGCTTGCGGTAAGCTGATTTAATTTCGGCCGCTGAGGCTGATTTACCTACACCCAGTACGCTATAAAAATCCATATGTTATTTTTCAAAAATAAATAACGTCCCGACCTACGTCGGGACGCGATTTGTAATAAAGGTCGAAATTACTTAATTATCAGTTGACCACTTCGCCTTCTTCAGCCTTCTTCTCATCGGCTTTTACGGACTCGTCGGTCGCATGATCGTCGAGTTTTTCCTCGCCATCCTGCTTAGCCTCTTCGGTCTGAGCTTGGCTATAGGCCTGCTGTCCAATCTTCATCATGGACTCATTCAGGTTCTTACTTTTCTCCTCAATCTCTTGAGAATCTCCCTTTTCTAGAACCTCTTTGAGTTCTTTAACTTTGGACTCTACCTCATCCTTCACATCCTGAGGTAGTTTATCGCCTGCGTCCTTTACCGATTTCTCGGCTACATAGACAAGGTTTTCTCCCTTGTTCTTCGATTCGATACGGTCCTTCTCTTTCTGATCTTCCTCAGCGTGTGCCTCTGCATCGGTTTTCATCTTCTCAACTTCGTCTTTGGTAAGACCGGTTGATCCGGTTATCTTAATGCTCTGGGTTTTTCCGGAAGCTTTATCCTTTGCAGTGACATGCAAAATTCCATTCGCATCGATGTCGAAGGTTACCTCAATCTGAGGCACTCCTCGTGGTGCTGGTGGAATTCCGTCAAGTGCAAATCTGCCAAGTGACTTGTTGTCCTTTGCAAGAGGCCTCTCACCCTGCAAGATATGAATCTCAACCTGCGTCTGATTATCGGCAGCAGTTGAAAACACCTCTGATTTTGAGGATGGAATAGTGGTGTTTCTGGTAATTAATGGGGTCGTTACTCCACCCAAGGTCTCAAGACCCAAGGTTAGCGGAGTTACGTCTAGAAGAACAACATCTTTGGTCTCGCCAGTTAGTACCCCTGCCTGAATTGCTGCTCCAACGGCAACGACTTCATCAGGATTTACCGACTTGTTTGGCTCTTTTCCAAAGAACTCCTTTACCTGTTCGGTAATCTTTGGCATACGAGTCATTCCTCCAACCATTACCACCTCATTGACCGACTTCACATCTATCTTTGCATCCTTAAGAGCAGCTTTTACTGGTCCTAAAGTCTTAGCGATTAACCCTTCTACGAGCGACTCAAGTTTAGCTCTCGTCAACTTCATTACAAGGTGTAATGGTTGTCCATCTTTCACGGTTACGAATGGCAAATTGATCTCTGCCTCTAGCGATGAGGAGAGTTCAATCTTAGCCTTTTCCGCTGCGTCACGTAGTCTTTGAAGAGCTTGTGGATCTTTTCTCAGATCGATTCCATTCTCTTTGTTAAACTCGTCTGCAAGATGATTTAAGATTACCTGATCAAAATCATCTCCACCAAGATGCGTATCGCCATTGGTAGCTTTTACCTCGAAGACTCCGTCCCCTAACTCGAGGATAGTGATATCAAAGGTTCCTCCACCTAAGTCGTATACCGCAATTGTTTGAGCTTGTTTCTTATCGAGCCCGTATGCAAGAGCTGCTGCAGTTGGCTCGTTGATAATTCTCACGACCTCAAGTCCTGCAACTTCTCCAGCCTGCTTCGTTGCCTGTCTTTGTGCATCATCAAAGTAAGCTGGCACCGTAATAACTGCTTTTTCAACTTTTTCACCAAGATATGCCTCTGCATCCTCTTTGATCTTTTTCAAGGTCATGGCAGAAATTTCCTGTGGAGTAAATGTTTTCCCGTTAACTTCGATCACAGCCATACCATCTCGTCCAGACTTGATTGCATAAGGCAACCATTTAAGATCTCGACTTACGGATTCATCAGTGAAACGATGACCCATCAATCTTTTGACGGAAAAGATGGTGTTCTTTGGATTGATAACGATCTGGCGCTTAGCCACATCTCCAACCACTCTCTTGATCGGATCAACAACCGATGGAACGGTGTTTCTTCCTTCCTTAGAATGAATAACCTTTGGCTTGCCGCCTTCCATAACAGCGACACATGAGTTTGTTGTACCGAGATCGATACCTAGTATTTTAGACATAATATTTTAATAAATTTATAAAATTTCTAAGTGCTCTGATTGCACTAATTTCTAACGAACTTCCAATTTCTAATATGTTGTGTCATTGTTGTTTATTTAGATTAATTAAAAATTTGGTTAATTAGGTTAATTTTTTACTCACCTTGACCTGTGCGGGTCTTACAATCTGACCATTGAATTTGTACCCATTTCGCATTACCTCAACAACTATATTGTCCTCTCTCCCTCAACGAGATCGATTGCTTCCGCTACATGAATATCATACTCTTTATTTAGCACATCGATTTTTTTTAATCCTTCTTTTTCAAGAAGTTCAAGAAACGACGTTTTTACTATTTCAAGACCTTTATCTTTTACAAATACCTCTGCCTGCTCCAAATTATCTAAAAACGGAAGTATTCGTAAAATAAAGTTCTGGACTGCACGCCTTCCAA is a window encoding:
- a CDS encoding helix-turn-helix domain-containing protein produces the protein MLTVGEILKTARDKKGLSLQDIEKKIRVRSKFLAAVERNDWSQFTSNVYISGIIKNYATFLEIDSNRALAFFRREYEKREEDPNFKGKLSRKLLLSERRRSTVIGITIVAILFFSYFGYQIYRFVMPPTLRIYEPVETVFRRVDKVTVVGKTEKEAVITMFGTRVYQDESGVFKYDYPLKKGKNTLIIRIQGANGKNTIVEKEYVLDP
- the efp gene encoding elongation factor P, which codes for MKIEAGSVKKGDFLNQQGDIWQVLKTEFNYQGRGQANIRIRMKSVTNTKTLELNFKTTFSLETADVDTIEMQYLYKDTESLYFMNERTYQQIAVPTETVDFANYLKEGNKYFVVMHGEDPLSVRPPANVHLEVVSTEDAVKGDTVSGAKKLATLETGLTVMVPLFVKKGDVVSVSAETGLYVERVKQ
- a CDS encoding DnaJ domain-containing protein; its protein translation is MDFYSVLGVGKSASAAEIKSAYRKLALKWHPDRNKATGATDKFKEINKAYEVLSDPKKKSTYDQVGHEGFERGGFGSAANQAGGQGYQQGPFSYSYSSTGGNPFGGFDPSQFGGSDPFEIFEQFFGFGGGQRRARRPVYSIKLTFREAVHGIEKEVSIDGKRRSVKVPAGVNDGNRIRFNEFDLLVAVMPDAVFRREGQDLYTEKNLSYPTAVLGGTVEVETLDGKVTLKVRKGTISGTLVRLKGEGVQYPNSTQKGNLYVIMKIKVPDKISGKAKKILEELQRELD
- the dnaK gene encoding molecular chaperone DnaK, whose product is MSKILGIDLGTTNSCVAVMEGGKPKVIHSKEGRNTVPSVVDPIKRVVGDVAKRQIVINPKNTIFSVKRLMGHRFTDESVSRDLKWLPYAIKSGRDGMAVIEVNGKTFTPQEISAMTLKKIKEDAEAYLGEKVEKAVITVPAYFDDAQRQATKQAGEVAGLEVVRIINEPTAAALAYGLDKKQAQTIAVYDLGGGTFDITILELGDGVFEVKATNGDTHLGGDDFDQVILNHLADEFNKENGIDLRKDPQALQRLRDAAEKAKIELSSSLEAEINLPFVTVKDGQPLHLVMKLTRAKLESLVEGLIAKTLGPVKAALKDAKIDVKSVNEVVMVGGMTRMPKITEQVKEFFGKEPNKSVNPDEVVAVGAAIQAGVLTGETKDVVLLDVTPLTLGLETLGGVTTPLITRNTTIPSSKSEVFSTAADNQTQVEIHILQGERPLAKDNKSLGRFALDGIPPAPRGVPQIEVTFDIDANGILHVTAKDKASGKTQSIKITGSTGLTKDEVEKMKTDAEAHAEEDQKEKDRIESKNKGENLVYVAEKSVKDAGDKLPQDVKDEVESKVKELKEVLEKGDSQEIEEKSKNLNESMMKIGQQAYSQAQTEEAKQDGEEKLDDHATDESVKADEKKAEEGEVVN
- the grpE gene encoding nucleotide exchange factor GrpE, which gives rise to MKPKMKQKAHDVMDQLDTELGEVEEAKSVLEVERDEYKNKLLRALADYHNLEKRVADERQELGRRAVQNFILRILPFLDNLEQAEVFVKDKGLEIVKTSFLELLEKEGLKKIDVLNKEYDIHVAEAIDLVEGERTI